The sequence ATTTCCAAAGGATCCCCAAGAGGTGCTATGTTTTTGATAACAAACTCCTCACCTTTAACAATCCCCATATCAAGCAATCTCTTTTTTGTCGTGGCATCGGATTTGATTTTTAATATCCTGCCACTTTCTCCTTTTTTTAGTTGAATCAACCTCATAAAAACCTCCCATTTAATTAATTTAAATAAACAATATTAGTTTTAACTAACTCTAATGGCAAAAAATATATTGCACATCACCTATGCATCTTTTTAAATGACCCAACGAGTGAGTGTATAAAAAGGGTATCCTTCTTCTGCGTGCAGCTGATTTAATAGTTTTCATGGTATTTTGATTTATGCAATTAATTAAAACAACAACAAGGTCGATCCCATTGGGTAGGTGCGCTTTTAGCCGATTTAGCTTCTCGGCTGGGTAATGAATCACGGTTTTTGCCTTGAGTGTTTCTTTTAAAAATGTTCTCAATGGGTCTATTTTGTCTCCGCCGACAACCAAAACTCCCATAAACACCTCCCTACCTTGTAAAAAGTTTAAATTTGCTCTACCATCACCTTATTTGCCATTCCTCGGCCTATACCAATCCTGATTTTGCCTACTGAGATTATCAAAGGCCCTGTATTTCTGTTTATCTCTACCTGAAGGATCGCATTGGGATGTATGCCCATAGCAAAGAGTCTTTGTTTTGCATTATCCCCACCAGCTATATTGACCACCCTTGCCCTAATTTTCTCTCCAACCATAGCCAACGGGAGCATCCCCACCTCCTTGTTCAATAGGAACTTTAAATTAACAAAATTCAGATAACCTAATTAAATTAGATAGGACTAATTTAAAAAATAAAAAACTGGATGTCAAGAATTTTATGTATTGATTTGTTCTTAAAAACCTGCTATTTTTCAAAAGAACCATGAGTAAATTAAAGAAAAATAGAGTTTTGGAGGTGCCCCATGAAACATTATAAAACCTATATCGGTGGTGAGTGGATTGAAACAGGTCAAACTATCGATGTCATAGACAAATACACAGGAGAGGTTATAGCAACTGTGCCAAAGGCGGATAGAAAAACCGTTGATATGGCGGTAAACTCAGCATATGAGGCTTTTGAAACAACCAAGAAGTTGCCTGCCTATAGAAGATCAGAGATATTGGAAAAGGCTGCAAATCTGATAAAGGATAGAGCAGAGGAGATTGCAACCACCATATGCAGAGAGGCAGGAAAAGCCTGGAAATACTCAATGGGCGAGGTATCAAGGGGTTATGAGACATTCAAATTTGCAGCAGAGGAGGCAAAACGCATACACGGTGAAACCGTGCCTATGGATGCAAGTGCCGGTGGTGTAGGCAGAATAGGCTATTACATAAGGGTTCCAATGGGTGTAATAGGAGCTATAACGCCGTTTAACTTCCCATTGAACTTGGTTGCTCACAAGGTCGCACCAGCTATAGCCAGTGGCAATACGATCGTATTAAAACCAGCCTCATCCACCCCTATAACAGCTTTGATATTAGCCGAGATTTTAGAAGAGGCAGGATTGCCAAAAGGGGCTTTTAATGTGGTAATAGGTCCAGGTGGTGAGGTTGGAGAACCGCTTATTACAAACGACAGGGTTAGAAAGATAACATTCACAGGCTCACCAAAGGTAGGAGATAGAATTACACGCATTGCAGGCATAAAAAGGGTTACACTTGAGCTTGGCAACAACTCTGCAACAATAATAGAAAAAGATGCCGATATAGATAAGGCTATTCCAAGATGCGTTGATAGCGCCTTTGCAAACTCGGGTCAGGTGTGCATATCCCTTCAAAGGATCTATGTACACAAGGATATAGCTGATGAATTTACAAAGAAGTTTGCAGAAGCCACAAAGAGGTTAAAGGTGGGCAATCCAGTTGAGAAGGATGTTGACTTAGGTCCTATGATAGATGAAGCTGAAGCAAAAAGGGCAGAGGAGTGGATAAAGGAAGCTATAAGCCAAGGTGCTCAGCTGATCGTTGGCGGTGAAAGAGAGGGTAGAGTGCTGCGTCCCACGGTTTTGAGAAATACAACAAAAGAGATGCGTGTTATGTGTATGGAGGTATTTGCCCCTATTGTTTCTATCGTTGAATATGACAGCTTTGAGGAGGCTATTCAGCATGTAAACGACTCAGACTATGGCCTGCAGGCTGGTATCTATACAAATGACATCAGAAAGATTCAATACGCCATAGACAATTTGGATGTAGGCGGTGTCATGATAAACGACACCTCTATTTTCAGGGTGGATCACATGCCATATGGTGGCAACAAGATGAGTGGTATAGGCAGAGAGGGCGTAAGGTTTGCTATAGAGGAGATGACAAATATCAAGATGGTGACAATAAACCTGAATTAAGAGAGGGGGTATCCTCTCTCTTTTATTTGGAGATAGTATGAGGTGGGCTACGACATTTGGCGCAAGTAGGGTAAATAATAGTGGATTATACCAAGAAGGTGTGGAATTGGGCAGATTCCTCGTTCAGAAGGGTTATGCTGTTAAATGTGGTGGATATCAAGGACTAATGGAGGCTGTTAGTAAGGGTGTAAAAGAGGTAGGCGGTGTGGTTGTTGGTATAGGGCTTGAGGCGTTTGAACCTCTAAGGGAAAACAACCCCTATTTAACCAAAAAGATAATCGCCAAGGATCTATTTGAAAGATTGAGGCTTTTGGTTAAGGATAGTGAGTTATTTATTGTGCAGCAGGGCAGTATAGGCACGCTAAATGAGTTGTTTTTGGTTTGGGCGCTTAAATACTCCTTAAAAGAAACATTTAGGGTTTGCTTAATTGGTGAAAAATACTTATCCTTTAAGAATTGTGATTTTATACCTAAGGATACCTTAAAGTTTTTAGAGTTATACAAAACACTTGAGGATTTTAAAGGGAGTCTTACCTAAATGGCGGAGAGGGCGGGATTCGAACCCGCGGTACGCCTAATGCGTACAGCTGATTTCGAGTCAGCCGCCTTCGACCTCTCGGCCACCTCTCCGCCTGTTTTTATAGCAAAGAGCTGGGGTTAAGTCAAAGAAATAGAGGGTGCTTCCCTCTATTTCTAGTTTATTAGTATTGTCGTTATCTTTTAGCAAAGATCTTCTAAGGCTTTCCTGATCCAGTTATATACCAAAAATTGCCGCCTGAGCCACCTGGCATTCCGTTCCTATTAGCATCCAAAGAGCGTCCCCAAATATCTTTAATATGATAATCGTAGCCAATATAAACAGTACATGGCTCTTGAGTATTACATATATTTCCTGCACTTGATCTCCACTTAATTGTTTTTGAGTTAACTCTACTAACAGAACCTCTAAGCAGGGTATCCTTGACTAAATTGTTTGCTTCTGATCTCGTAGTGTATATTTTAAGTCCGTCAACTATTGAAAACATATTGGGTGGGAGATTGAAAGATACTTGAATTTCTATATGGCCGCCACTTGATAAATGGGTGCTAATATTAGATATCTTGAATACAGTATTAGGGGGCTTGGTATCGGCAGGTATATACTTTACAGAGTTTATAGATTTCTTACCCGGTGCAGGCTTAGTCTGCCCAGGAAAACACCTAAGTTTTTTTGTCATTTTGTTGTTATTTTCATTTGTTTCCTGAATACGATTCACAAAAGCATCAACAATAACCGTAACTTTTTTACTTTGATACAAGGGAATTGTGCCTAAACTACCAGGTGGTGTAATTCTTAGTGTTCCATTTGGTTTGGACAATTTTTTGTTTCTGTCTATATAAGATAGCCTATATCCGTTGTTTTTAGAACCCACATAAAACTTTATTAATGCCTGTCCTGCTTTAGTGTTGTAATTAGGCAGAGAACCTGGACCATTATTCTTAATCGTTACCCAAATTCTGCAGTTTTTATCTATAGCAATATCTTTCACGGTTAAGTCAGGAAGTAATTTATATTTGACAAGTTTCGAGTTGGTTTTTGGATAAGCACCAACAGGCCCTTGTTTAAACTGAGATGTATTTTTCTTACATACGCTTTGGCGTAGAAGTTTTTTAAAGGCTATAATTTTCGAATTATAAACAAATTCTACTAAAAAGTCTCTCGTTGTTGGGTTTGAAAAGTGAGTCAAGTTGTTTGTCATCTTATTCTCACAAACAATTTTAAGCGGTAAAGCATCCCCTGCAATTGAGTCTGGTGCAATTGTTTGCCCAGGTAATGTATGACCATTTAGATAAAGTTTTCTACCATTTTGATACATATACACCTTTATGTAAAGATAGGAACCTACAAGATTAACTGTCCCTGCATTCTTCCATTTTATATACATAACATAATTGAAAGAGCCTGTTTTGTGCTTTTGTAGCCTCAAAGAGATAATGTCAACTTTTACTATCTTGTGTATCTTTGGTGAGTTTTTATTAATATTTCCTTTAAATAATATTTTAGCACCATAAGCACTAAAATTAAACAAGACAATAACCAAAATAACAAAAATCCACCTGCTTTTTAAACGCATAAACACCTCCCTTTACAGTAAAGACATGTTAAATTGCTATACTCTAGTTTTACATAACTTTATTAATCAGATATATTATACTAAAGATTTCAAGTTTTTCAAATAATTTGTTAAAGATGCAATTTAAAGATGAAAATCCCTTTATTTTCCTCCGAGTAGAATGGAAAAAACTTGCAAAATATATTTTTATTTGATATAAGAGACTCAACATGAAAGAAGTAAGTTTAAAAGTTAGCAAGGTTTCTTTTTATTTTATATATTTTAACTTTAACTATTATTATTGGTTTTTTGGCGGAGGGGGATAGTCTATTTAGACGGTGCTGCAGCAAACTTTTAAGCCGTTTGGATAGGCTATCCCAAGAGGATGGTCGATTCAAACGGCTTTTTTTATTGGCCGAAAAATTTTTTATGGAGGTGATTAAATGATTATTATTATGAAGCGATCGGCAACGGATGATGACATCGAAAGGGTTAACAAAAAAATTGAGAAGATGGGCTTAAAAGCGCATATTTCAAAAGGGAGCAGCAAAACTGTTATAGGAGTTATTGGAGATGTAGACAGTAAGATAAAGGAATATGACCCTGTAGCTACTCTGTCGTTGGATAAAGCCGTAGAGAGCGTTCAAAGGGTATCCAAGCCGTATAAATTAGCATCGAGGGAAAGTAGGAATGACGATACAATTATAGACGTTAAAGGTGTAAAGGTTGGTGGTGATACATTTACTCTCATTGCAGGTCCATGCTCTGTTGAAAACAGAGAACAGGTATTAACTACAGCAAGGGGCATAAAAAAATGCTCAGCACACATGTTAAGAGGAGGAGCCTTCAAGCCGAGAACGTCACCTTATAGTTTTCAAGGGTTAGGTGAGGAAGGATTAAAACTCCTAAAAGAGGCTTCCGAAGAAACTGGGCTTCCTGTAGTTACAGAGGTTATGAATCCAAAGGATTTGGATGTAGTACTTAAATATGCAGATGTTCTTCAAATAGGAGCAAGAAACATTCAAAACTTCTCCTTACTTAAACTTGTCGGGCAAACAGATAAACCAGTACTCTTAAAAAGAGGTATGGCAACAACGATTCAGGAATTCTTAATGAGCGCTGAGTATGTAATGAGTGAAGGTAATGCTGATGTAATGTTATGCGAAAGAGGTATAAGAACATTTGAAACAGCAACGAGGAATACCTTGGACATATCAGCCGTACCTGTACTAAAAAAGGAGACCCACCTGCCTGTTTTAATAGACCCTTCACATGCCGCAGGCAAAAGGGATTATGTCCCTGCATTATCCAGAGCTGCCATAGCTGCAGGTGCCGACGGTCTTTTGATAGAAGTTCATTACAATCCTCAAATCGCAGTATCCGATGCAGCCCAACAGCTTACAATTGAGGAATTTTGCCAGCTGGTTGATGAACTAAGGAAAATAGGGGAAGTGGTGGGTAAAATAATCCAGTAATTAGTTTTTAATAACTTTTGACATAAAAGGCATAGTTTTCTATATTAAACTAACTCTTTGTATGTAAGGGATGGGGTTATGGAAAGTGTGAATGTAGGATTGTTGGGTGTTGGGACTGTTGGAAGCGGCGTTGTAAATATACTTACACACAATGCTGATATAATAAAAAAGAGGCTTGGATTTGAGCTAAACCTAAAAAAGGTATATGCAAAACATATAAAGGATGAAGTAAAACCTTTACTTGAAGGTAAGATAGCCTCAAGCTATGAGGAACTATTGGCAGAAGATATCGATATAGTGGTTGAGCTTATTGGAGGAACGACCTTTGCAAAAGATTTTATCCTAAAGGCGATCCAAGCCAAAAAAAGCGTAGCTACAGCCAATAAAGCGCTGCTTGCAGAATACGGTTATGAGATATTCTCAGAAGCCTTCAATAATAAAGTAGATGTGGGCTACGAAGCTGCTGTTGCCGGTGGAATCCCTATAATAAAGGCTATAAAAGAATCTTTAGCAGCTAATCATATAAAATCCATTAAAGCTATAGTAAACGGTACCTGTAATTACATCCTATCGGAGATGTTTTATAAGGAAATATCCTTTGAAAAGGCCTTAAAAGATGCCCAAGAAAAGGGTTTTGCCGAGGCAGACCCCACGTTTGACATAGAGGGTATAGATTCAGCCCATAAGATGGCCATATTAAGTTCTATCTCGTTTGGCGATAATGTAAAGGCTAAAGATGTTTATACAGAAGGTATAACCAACATAGATTTACTGGATATAAAATTCGCAGATGAGTTTGGTTATAGGATAAAACTCATTGGTATAACCAATTTAGTTGATGGAAAGATAGATGTAAGGGTGCATCCAACATTGATAAAAAAAGACGACATACTCGCAAAAACAGATGGTGAATTCAATGCCATCAAAGTAAAGACAGATATGAACGATGAAACCATTTATATTGGTAAAGGTGCGGGAAGCCTACCAACAGCAAGTGCCGTAGTTGCAGATGTCATGGATATAGCAAGAAACATTAAAAATAAAACGAATCTCAGGGTGCCACTTATGGCATTTCCGTTCAATTATGTAAAGAAAAGGGATATCGTAAATATAGATGATCTGACCATGAGTTATTACTTGAGATTCACGGTAAAAGACCAGGCGGGTGTTTTATCCAAAATCTCAGGCATTCTTGGAGAATACAATATAAGCATAAAGAGCGTGGTGCAATTAGGGAAAAACGAGGAATGGGTGCCTTTGATTGTTTTTACACACAAGGCAAGAGAGAAAGATATAAAGCAGGCATTAACAATCATAGAAAAACTCGATATTATAAAAGAAAATGTTTTATTGGTGAGAGTAGACGATGAAGAATAAAAAATTATGGGGCGGTAGGTTCTCCTCCTCAACCGATAGCGTTATGGAGACATTTTCCGAATCCATTAGTTTTGACAAAAGGCTTTATGAATACGATATAGCAGGCTCAATAGCCCATGCTCAGATGCTTGCCAAACAAGGCATTATAAAAGATGAGGAAGCCGATAAAATAATTGAGGGTTTACGCAAAATAAAACGCATGATAGAGGAAGGCGAATTTGAATTTAGAATAGAAGATGAAGATATACACATGAACATAGAACGCAAGCTTATAGAGATTGTTGGTAAGGTCGGAGGTAAACTACATACAGCAAGAAGCAGAAATGACCAGATAGCATTAGATATAAGGCTGTTCTTAAGAGATGCTACAATTCACATTATAGATAGACTTACAGATATACTTAAACATTTTCTAAGTCTGGCAGAGAAATATATAGATGTTGTTATGCCCGGCTTTACACACCTGCAACATGCACAACCTGTTCTGTTTTCCCATTACATACTTGCCTATTATGAAAAATTTAAAAGAGATAGGGATAGATTTAGGGATACCTTGAAAAGGATCGATGTATTACCTTTGGGTAGTGGTGCTCTTGCAGGCACAAGTTTTCCCATAGATAGAAAATATGTGGCAGAACAGTTGGGTTTTTCAAAAATCTCAAGAAACTCTATGGATGCTGTATCTGACAGAGATTTTGCTATTGAGTTTTTATCGGATGTTGCCATATGTGCAATGCATGCGTCGAGGTTTGCCGAAGAAATGGTTATATTCTCATCGCAAGAGTTTGACTTTATTGAGCTACCCGATGAGTTTTGCACTGGCTCAAGCATAATGCCACAGAAGAAAAACCCGGATGCTATGGAGTTGATACGGGGTAAAACAGCAAGAACATACGGAAACCTTATTCAGATGCTAGTTTTAATGAAAGCGCTGCCTTTAACATACAACAGGGATATGCAAGAAGACAAGGAATCACTTTTTGACTCAATCGATACAATAATTGGTACATTAGATGTGTTAAGTGGGGTTATACCCAAAATCAAGCCAAAAATAGAATCACTACAAAAAGCTCTTGATAAGGGTTTTATAACAGCAACAGATTTAGCGGACTATCTGGCAAAGAAAGGTATGCCTTTTAGGGAAGCCCACAAAGTAGTAGGCCAAATCGTTGCTTATGCAGAAAAAAACAACAAAGAGCTAAACGAGATATCAATAGAAGAGTTGAAGTCGTTTTCAGATTTAATAGAGAACGATGTTTTGGATGTGTTGCATTACAGAAAGGCTGTAAACTCAAGAACAAGCTACGGGGGAACGGCAAAAGATAATGTATTAAATATAATCGAAGAAATTAAAAAGGAGCTTTCGATAAGACAGGATGGCAATACTGTGAAATGTCCACGTTGTGGCTATCCGGTTAAGGTTTACAAAAATCCTATACCCACCACTGACATAATAATAAAGGTTGATGATAAAATTGTTCTGATAAAGAGAAAGAATCCACCGTATGGGTGGGCAATTCCTGGTGGCTTTATAGATTACGGTGAATCAGCTGAACAGGCTGCAATCAGGGAAGCAAAAGAGGAGACGGGTTTGGATGTGGAGTTGGAGAGTGTTCTTGGGGTTTACTCAGATCCAGACAGAGACCCAAGGCAGCATACTATAACAACGGTTTTTATAGCTAAAGCAAAAGGTAGACCAAAGGCTGGGGATGATGCTGAGAGTCTTGGTCTTTTTGATAAAGATAATTTACCTGAGACAATAGCATTTGACCATAAAAAAATACTTAAGGACTTCTTTGAAAAGCATAATGTCTGAAACCCTTGAATTAAAAAGTACAGGCGGTGCTAAGAAAAAGCTTACAATAAAAAATAGGTGCTTCTCAAATAATATTGTCAATATAGGCAATGTGAAATTATTTGAGGCCACCCAGAAGATATTAGAGAATAGGAATATAAAAACCCAAAGTCAAATAAAGAATTTTTTATACCCATCTTTATCACAACTCTATAACCCTTTCCTGCTTAAAGATATGGATATAGCCATAGATAGGATTGCAAGAGCCGTTTATAACTCAGAAAGAATATTCATTGTAGGAGATTACGACACGGACGGTGTAACATCAACGAGTTTGCTTTTGAGATTTTTTAAAGAAATTGGAGTAAAAGCTGGATTCTATATACCTACAAGGGATGATGGATATGGTTTGAGCCTTGAGGCTATAAAAAAAGCTATAAACGAGAAAGCTAAGCTGATAATAACAGTAGACAACGGCATTACAAGCATAGATGAAGTAGAGTTTGCAAAAACTGTTGGTATAGACGTTATCATAACAGACCATCACGAACCTCAAGATGTACTACCCAAGGCCTTTGCGGTAGTTGACCCAAAAAGAAACGATTCAAAGTTCCCGTTCAAGGAATTATCCGGTGTAGGTGTGGCATTCAACCTTATAATGGCACTGAGGAATAAACTTAGAAAAGATGGTTTTTTTAGAGGTAAAGGGGAACCGAATCTAAAAAAATATTTAGACTTGGTAGCTTTAGGAACTCTCGCTGACATCGTTCCTCTACTGGATGAAAATAGGGTTTGTGTAAAAATAGGATTGTTCAATAAAAACCATTCTACTGTTGGTTTGGAATTACTCAAGAAGGTTTCA comes from Hippea maritima DSM 10411 and encodes:
- a CDS encoding aldehyde dehydrogenase family protein produces the protein MKHYKTYIGGEWIETGQTIDVIDKYTGEVIATVPKADRKTVDMAVNSAYEAFETTKKLPAYRRSEILEKAANLIKDRAEEIATTICREAGKAWKYSMGEVSRGYETFKFAAEEAKRIHGETVPMDASAGGVGRIGYYIRVPMGVIGAITPFNFPLNLVAHKVAPAIASGNTIVLKPASSTPITALILAEILEEAGLPKGAFNVVIGPGGEVGEPLITNDRVRKITFTGSPKVGDRITRIAGIKRVTLELGNNSATIIEKDADIDKAIPRCVDSAFANSGQVCISLQRIYVHKDIADEFTKKFAEATKRLKVGNPVEKDVDLGPMIDEAEAKRAEEWIKEAISQGAQLIVGGEREGRVLRPTVLRNTTKEMRVMCMEVFAPIVSIVEYDSFEEAIQHVNDSDYGLQAGIYTNDIRKIQYAIDNLDVGGVMINDTSIFRVDHMPYGGNKMSGIGREGVRFAIEEMTNIKMVTINLN
- a CDS encoding FeoA family protein translates to MRLIQLKKGESGRILKIKSDATTKKRLLDMGIVKGEEFVIKNIAPLGDPLEIKIKNYNLSLRRKDAQNIEVERIYQ
- a CDS encoding FeoA family protein; translated protein: MLPLAMVGEKIRARVVNIAGGDNAKQRLFAMGIHPNAILQVEINRNTGPLIISVGKIRIGIGRGMANKVMVEQI
- a CDS encoding DUF2325 domain-containing protein, which codes for MGVLVVGGDKIDPLRTFLKETLKAKTVIHYPAEKLNRLKAHLPNGIDLVVVLINCINQNTMKTIKSAARRRRIPFLYTHSLGHLKRCIGDVQYIFCH
- the aroF gene encoding 3-deoxy-7-phosphoheptulonate synthase; this translates as MIIIMKRSATDDDIERVNKKIEKMGLKAHISKGSSKTVIGVIGDVDSKIKEYDPVATLSLDKAVESVQRVSKPYKLASRESRNDDTIIDVKGVKVGGDTFTLIAGPCSVENREQVLTTARGIKKCSAHMLRGGAFKPRTSPYSFQGLGEEGLKLLKEASEETGLPVVTEVMNPKDLDVVLKYADVLQIGARNIQNFSLLKLVGQTDKPVLLKRGMATTIQEFLMSAEYVMSEGNADVMLCERGIRTFETATRNTLDISAVPVLKKETHLPVLIDPSHAAGKRDYVPALSRAAIAAGADGLLIEVHYNPQIAVSDAAQQLTIEEFCQLVDELRKIGEVVGKIIQ
- the argH gene encoding argininosuccinate lyase, which encodes MKNKKLWGGRFSSSTDSVMETFSESISFDKRLYEYDIAGSIAHAQMLAKQGIIKDEEADKIIEGLRKIKRMIEEGEFEFRIEDEDIHMNIERKLIEIVGKVGGKLHTARSRNDQIALDIRLFLRDATIHIIDRLTDILKHFLSLAEKYIDVVMPGFTHLQHAQPVLFSHYILAYYEKFKRDRDRFRDTLKRIDVLPLGSGALAGTSFPIDRKYVAEQLGFSKISRNSMDAVSDRDFAIEFLSDVAICAMHASRFAEEMVIFSSQEFDFIELPDEFCTGSSIMPQKKNPDAMELIRGKTARTYGNLIQMLVLMKALPLTYNRDMQEDKESLFDSIDTIIGTLDVLSGVIPKIKPKIESLQKALDKGFITATDLADYLAKKGMPFREAHKVVGQIVAYAEKNNKELNEISIEELKSFSDLIENDVLDVLHYRKAVNSRTSYGGTAKDNVLNIIEEIKKELSIRQDGNTVKCPRCGYPVKVYKNPIPTTDIIIKVDDKIVLIKRKNPPYGWAIPGGFIDYGESAEQAAIREAKEETGLDVELESVLGVYSDPDRDPRQHTITTVFIAKAKGRPKAGDDAESLGLFDKDNLPETIAFDHKKILKDFFEKHNV
- a CDS encoding homoserine dehydrogenase yields the protein MESVNVGLLGVGTVGSGVVNILTHNADIIKKRLGFELNLKKVYAKHIKDEVKPLLEGKIASSYEELLAEDIDIVVELIGGTTFAKDFILKAIQAKKSVATANKALLAEYGYEIFSEAFNNKVDVGYEAAVAGGIPIIKAIKESLAANHIKSIKAIVNGTCNYILSEMFYKEISFEKALKDAQEKGFAEADPTFDIEGIDSAHKMAILSSISFGDNVKAKDVYTEGITNIDLLDIKFADEFGYRIKLIGITNLVDGKIDVRVHPTLIKKDDILAKTDGEFNAIKVKTDMNDETIYIGKGAGSLPTASAVVADVMDIARNIKNKTNLRVPLMAFPFNYVKKRDIVNIDDLTMSYYLRFTVKDQAGVLSKISGILGEYNISIKSVVQLGKNEEWVPLIVFTHKAREKDIKQALTIIEKLDIIKENVLLVRVDDEE
- a CDS encoding LOG family protein, translating into MRWATTFGASRVNNSGLYQEGVELGRFLVQKGYAVKCGGYQGLMEAVSKGVKEVGGVVVGIGLEAFEPLRENNPYLTKKIIAKDLFERLRLLVKDSELFIVQQGSIGTLNELFLVWALKYSLKETFRVCLIGEKYLSFKNCDFIPKDTLKFLELYKTLEDFKGSLT